The genomic interval GGCGTCATCGAGCAGCAGATAGTTGCCCTCGACGATGACGATGCGCTGCTCCGTGAAAACGATGCCGCCCGGGGTGGGTTCGTCCACACCGCGATCGAAGGTCGGCCACGGCACCGGCGTGCCGACTGGTGTATCCCGCAGGCGGCGGAGGTTTTGCACGAAGCCCGCGGCATCGAAGGTCTCGGGCTCGCCCTTGCGCGCCAGCGTGCCCGCCGCCCGCAGTTCGGCATTGCGCAGGTGATATCCGTCCATCGGCGCGACCGCCGCGACCGGCTCGCCCGCACGCGTATTCAGGGCATCCCGTAAACCTGCCGCGAATGTCGATTTACCGGCCCCGGGCGGTCCCGCGACCCCGAGTAGGTATCGACCCGGCCCGGCGGTTGCGGATACCCGCTCGGCAAGGTGGCCCCACGACATCGCCGTCATCCCGGCAACGCTACCCGCGCGGACGCGAAATCAGTTGTTACGACAAGGATTCAGGGCCGGAGCGTCAATCGCGCTGGACACCGAGGCCGATGCCCCGGGTGGCCAGCCACGGCACCGGGTCGACCTTGTCGACGCCGTTCAGCCAGACCTCGAAGTGCACGTGCGGGCCGGTGGAGAAGCCCCGATTGCCCATGGTGGCGATCTGATCGCCGGCCAGGACGCGCTGCCCCTGCGACACCGTGGCGGTGTCGATGTGGCCGTAGATGGTGACGGTGCCGTCGTCGTGCAGCAGCCGCACCCACATGCCGAACCCGGCGGCGGGCCCGGCTTCGATCACGGTGCCGTCGGCGACCGCGTAGATGGGCGTCCCGATGGGGCCGGCGACGTCGATGCCGAGATGCTGGACGCCCCAGCGGGCGCCGTAGCCGGAGGTGTAATTGCCCGCGGCGAACTTCGCGAACAGCGGCCGCAGTTTCGAGGCCTCGGCGGCGGCGAGTTCCTCGGCGTACTTGCGGCCCTTCTCCAGGATGTCGGAGAACTGGCCGAAGTTGGCGGGCGCGGAGACATTGAGTACCTGCGGTGCGACCGCGGAGGCGCCGGGCTCTTCCAGGCTGACCGACTGGGCGGCGATCTCGTGGATCTGGCCGGAGGCTTCGTAATCGATGCTCTGCGAGGGCTGTTCGGGGGAGGCCATCGCGCACTGGCCAGCGGCGACGACCGCGCCCGCGGCCACGGCGACGACCGCGGCGCGGCCCTTGAGGGCGGCCGGCGGTGCGGGCATCCGATGCGCGCCGCCCCGGCGGGCCTTGTGCCCCGTGGGGATCTCGGCGGATTCGGGGGCCCATGCGCCGGTGTTGTCCGGAGTCCAGTCCGCACCGGCCTCCGGCACCCATTCTTCGGCGCCGGGTGCCCAGGTGGTTTCGGGTTCCGGCGTCCAGGCGTCGTCGGTGGCGGGGGCCCAGGCGTGTTCCGCTTCGGGGTTCCAGGTCTCGTGCGCGGCGGGCGCCCAGTTGTTGTCGGCTGCCCAGGCGCCACCGTCGGACCACGAATCCTGCTGTGTCCACTCGGTGTTCGGGGCCCACGCGTCGGCGGCGTAACCGCCGTTGTCGTAGGCGGCGTAGTCGTCGTACTGCTCCTGGCGCGCGGGCTCGGCGGCGGGGGCCGCGGCGGCGTACCGGCTGTTGGACGACGGGAAGGAGCGCCTGCCCGCATCGGCTGCCGCGAAGGGTTCGTTGTCTTCGCGATAACGATGACCGGAGCGAGTGCGATTTTCGGCTGGGAGGGTGGAGCGATGATTCATCGGAGAGGCCACATCGTGAAGCGGGTTGACCTGGTGAAACGGGAAGGAACCGGCGCCCACAGGGAACGGCGAACCTGTGGAGTGCTGCTGTGCGTCAAGCTTGCCGTCCTCCTGGTTGTGACCGAGTTGTGACATCGACCGCAATGACGGTAACGAAACGATTGCAGGGTCCGCAAGCGTTGCGCCCGATCGGTACAAACATGTGAGATTGATCACGGTAACAATACGTTAGGTCTCACGGTGCGCGGGGCACACTGGTGAGGTTATCCGACGACGACGCGTAGTACACAAGCATCGACCGGCGGGATGTCCTGTTCTACCTGGCGCGCCGACAACAAGCTACTCGCGGGTAGCGTTGGCCAGCGGTTTTACCGCGCCGCCGATCAGCCCGTGACCTGCGCCACTTAGGATGAACGTGGCCGATCGGCCCTCCATGTGACTGGTTAGAGTCCGACCCGACCCGCTACTGATCCTTCCGAGCGACCTGCACGCAGCCGCTACGGAGGGTCGGGCCGCCAACAAAGACGTTGTCATAGCAACGCAGACGAGACGGTGAGTACATGGATCTCTTCGAATATCAGGCGAAGGAGCTCTTCGTTAAGCACGGAGTGCCTTCGTCCGAGGGCCGCGTCACGGAGACAGCCGAGGACGCCCGCGCCATCGCCGAGGAAATCGGCAAGCCGGTGATGATCAAATCCCAGGTGAAGGTCGGCGGCCGCGGCAAGGCCGGTGGCGTCAAGTACGCCGCCACCCCGGAGGACGCGTTCACCCACGCGTCGAACATCCTGGGCCTGGATATCAAGGGACACATCACCAAGAAGATCCTTGTCGCCGAAGCCAAGGACATCGCGGAGGAGTACTACATCTCCTTCCTGCTGGACCGCTCCAACCGCACCTACCTGGCCATGTGCTCGGTCGAAGGCGGCATGGAGATCGAAGAGGTCGCCGAGAAGACTCCCGAGCGCCTCGCCAAGGTTCCCGTCGACGCGGTCAAGGGCGTCGACCTCGCGTTCGCGCGTTCCATCGCCGAGCAGGGCCACCTGCCCGCCGAGGTGCTCGACGCCGCGGCCGTGACCATCCAGAAGCTGTGGGAGGTCTTCATCGGCGAAGACGCCACCCTGGTCGAGGTCAACCCGCTGGTGCGCACCCCCGAAGGCGAGATCCTCGCCCTCGACGGCAAGGTCACCCTGGACGAGAACGCCGAATTCCGGCAGCCGGGCCACGCGGAGTTCGCGGACATCGACGCGACCGACCCGCTCGAGCTCAAGGCCAAGGAGAACGACCTCAACTACGTCAAGCTCGACGGTGAGGTCGGCATCATCGGCAACGGCGCGGGTCTGGTCATGTCCACCCTGGACGTCGTCGCCTACGCCGGCGAGGCGCACGGTGGCGTCAAGCCCGCCAACTTCCTCGACATCGGCGGCGGCGCCTCGGCCGAGGTGATGGCCGCCGGCCTGGACGTCATCCTCGGTGACGAGCAGGTCAAGAGTGTGTTCGTGAACGTCTTCGGTGGCATCACCGCCTGTGACGCGGTCGCCAACGGCATCGTGAAGGCGCTGGAAATCCTTGGCGCCGAGGCGAACAAGCCGCTGGTCGTCCGGCTCGACGGCAACAAGGTGGACGAGGGTCGCAAGATTCTCGCCGATGCCGCGCACCCGCTCATCACGCTTGCGCAGACAATGGACGAAGGCGCCGACAAGGCCGCCGAACTGGCTGCCGCCCGCTAACGACGGCCGAGTAAGGACAAACACAGAATGTCTATTTTCCTGAACAAGGACTCCAAGGTCATCGTCCAGGGCATCACCGGCGGCGAGGGCACCAAGCACACCGCACTGATGCTGAAGGCGGGCACCCAGGTGGTCGGCGGCGTGAACGCGCGCAAGGCCGGCACCACCGTCTCGCACACCGACAAGGACGGCAACGCCGTCGAGCTGCCGGTGTTCGGCACCGT from Nocardia goodfellowii carries:
- a CDS encoding nucleoside/nucleotide kinase family protein, whose product is MTAMSWGHLAERVSATAGPGRYLLGVAGPPGAGKSTFAAGLRDALNTRAGEPVAAVAPMDGYHLRNAELRAAGTLARKGEPETFDAAGFVQNLRRLRDTPVGTPVPWPTFDRGVDEPTPGGIVFTEQRIVIVEGNYLLLDDADGQEWSSVRKLLDECWYLDADRRLLEKRLLRRHIRGGRTVGAARLKVQDTDFRNADRIAATRDRADLVLRGHQGRYYLE
- a CDS encoding M23 family metallopeptidase, translating into MNHRSTLPAENRTRSGHRYREDNEPFAAADAGRRSFPSSNSRYAAAAPAAEPARQEQYDDYAAYDNGGYAADAWAPNTEWTQQDSWSDGGAWAADNNWAPAAHETWNPEAEHAWAPATDDAWTPEPETTWAPGAEEWVPEAGADWTPDNTGAWAPESAEIPTGHKARRGGAHRMPAPPAALKGRAAVVAVAAGAVVAAGQCAMASPEQPSQSIDYEASGQIHEIAAQSVSLEEPGASAVAPQVLNVSAPANFGQFSDILEKGRKYAEELAAAEASKLRPLFAKFAAGNYTSGYGARWGVQHLGIDVAGPIGTPIYAVADGTVIEAGPAAGFGMWVRLLHDDGTVTIYGHIDTATVSQGQRVLAGDQIATMGNRGFSTGPHVHFEVWLNGVDKVDPVPWLATRGIGLGVQRD
- the sucC gene encoding ADP-forming succinate--CoA ligase subunit beta, translated to MDLFEYQAKELFVKHGVPSSEGRVTETAEDARAIAEEIGKPVMIKSQVKVGGRGKAGGVKYAATPEDAFTHASNILGLDIKGHITKKILVAEAKDIAEEYYISFLLDRSNRTYLAMCSVEGGMEIEEVAEKTPERLAKVPVDAVKGVDLAFARSIAEQGHLPAEVLDAAAVTIQKLWEVFIGEDATLVEVNPLVRTPEGEILALDGKVTLDENAEFRQPGHAEFADIDATDPLELKAKENDLNYVKLDGEVGIIGNGAGLVMSTLDVVAYAGEAHGGVKPANFLDIGGGASAEVMAAGLDVILGDEQVKSVFVNVFGGITACDAVANGIVKALEILGAEANKPLVVRLDGNKVDEGRKILADAAHPLITLAQTMDEGADKAAELAAAR